A DNA window from Porites lutea chromosome 6, jaPorLute2.1, whole genome shotgun sequence contains the following coding sequences:
- the LOC140940300 gene encoding TATA element modulatory factor-like, which produces MSWFDTSSFSSFAKTALTQAQNLQKSIDRVLDIEDDASSASNSSAPSKDKLSSSSGSSVKESLTTKKSSSLLSATSTSKSTRKASSDENNAKGNDSEGNSFWSSFLGDSAPVKSESKTSSRRSAAGRKLGSRVSRATRRSVDGNETATPSDNSSNEKENLSSSRTFKQDGKSEDSVINTFKSNTHLSASKSNKKADETESVSNALHEKSEKKTKVPVVEDGREENVKHHVQESTVKTVESGNAIESKDLIVSDEKSFDSNSDKLVKDSLGDDNTVLLNNSANTSSRGLKERNLKTACEEPVFSGGRQSEGQNLVTKSTVDTAEKLLSEELHRTEMKAKGVEHSVVTIKSQDAEEVESPSMINSMNSGSTVDHDDTCTDSTDNIVGADTAIQEVPSEIAEKEKFVEVEPLASSTPNHFLKGLSVMSGKEVNPTDEELPLKFGEFSENLSVIKENDSELPLSGLQENELVSEDVKNEQSDDRFQSEEVPCEGMKNTAEDRLLLQQSSENVVIKENKEETKNKAVKIDHENSTESSEDLKQKIEHLQNELDNLTHVVEVRESKLVQLSKENVDLQETATILRSQLKQAEDALKTEDEEIEEVRKEFTVRVAATEKKFHAAAKERDQLKALLEQTEKSLSSRNDRQAEEFTTLLKEKDDQIAQLLEEGEKLSKQELQINNTIKKLRAKEKENEVLIKKNSKDLEDMTAENTRLTEILKVKDETERKQADAIAKLNAYVEKQDEQVSKLKSELDDSAEKIRSMQTALDNAYKQLADLHKENASKDSAVQEAALSAEINAKEGLRIAMEKKERQFKKEIETLEFQISDLQTSLRRGEQQTNRREDNLRQEISDMQQRLQEAESRNQELTESVTHATRPLLRQIENLQNSYGNHTQTWERVERNLTDRLNEAQIQLAEAQEKERVATEHALELNSRLTAVESQLSTYRQDKSRLEAALEVERARLDTAEEAKSRQAARVETLEVKYRKIMEDNNVEKALLEQQLAVERSKLETEKKRFQNALDEQERILLRQTSFSGVPPSPSASNELSQEERLEGSPLRMYARQSSSSSIVDGISRGIMGAGPAMVERLQAQVKQKDGEIELLQDEINSLQKTRDSLTEELTSVSSKLENVEQDSWRLADLRTRYNELDQRHNAVLQMYGEKAEECEELKMDLEDVKSMYKTQIQELLGASR; this is translated from the exons ATGAGTTGGTTTGATACTTCGAGCTTTTCTTCGTTCGCTAAGACAGCTTTGACTCAAGCACAAAATCTCCAAAAGTCCATCGACAGAGTGTTAGATATTGAAGATGATGCTAGTTCTGCATCTAACTCTTCAG CTCCAAGCAAAGATAAGTTATCATCCTCCAGTGGCAGCTCTGTAAAGGAATCTTTAACTACCAAAAAATCCTCATCATTGTTATCTGCAACTTCAACTTCAAAGTCCACCAGAAAAGCATCATCTGATGAGAATAATGCAAAGGGAAATGACAGTGAAGGTAATTCATTCTGGTCTTCATTTCTTGGGGACTCAGCTCCCGTGAAAAGTGAGTCTAAAACTTCAAGTCGAAGGTCTGCTGCAGGAAGAAAACTTGGCTCTAGGGTGAGCAGGGCAACAAGAAGAAGTGTTGATGGAAATGAGACTGCAACACCTAGTGATAACTCTtcaaatgagaaagaaaatctcTCATCTTCAAGAACATTTAAACAAGATGGAAAGAGTGAGGATAGCGTAATCAACACATTCAAATCTAATACACATTTATCAGCATCAAAATCTAATAAAAAGGCAGATGAAACAGAAAGTGTTTCTAATGCATTGcatgaaaaaagtgaaaagaaaactaagGTACCTGTAGTTGAGGATGGCAGAGAAGAAAATGTTAAGCATCATGTACAGGAATCTACTGTCAAGACTGTTGAAAGTGGTAATGCAATAGAGTCAAAGGATTTAATTGTCTCTGATGAAAAGAGCTTTGACAGTAATAGTGATAAGCTAGTTAAAGATTCACTGGGGGATGACAACACGGTTTTGTTGAACAACTCTGCTAACACAAGCAGCAGAGGACTTAAGGAGAGAAATCTTAAAACTGCTTGTGAAGAACCAGTATTTTCAGGAGGGAGACAAAGTGAAGGTCAAAACTTAGTCACAAAGAGTACTGTAGATACAGCAGAAAAACTTTTAAGTGAGGAATTACATAGGACTGAAATGAAAGCGAAAGGAGTGGAACACTCAGTCGTTACTATAAAATCACAAGATGCTGAGGAGGTTGAATCACCCAGTATGATAAACAGCATGAATTCAGGAAGTACAGTAGATCATGATGACACTTGTACAGATTCAACAGACAATATTGTTGGTGCAGATACAGCCATACAGGAAGTTCCAAGTGAAATAgcagagaaagagaaatttgtGGAGGTTGAACCCCTTGCCAGTTCTACACCAAATCACTTTTTAAAGGGATTATCTGTGATGTCTGGCAAAGAAGTGAACCCTACTGATGAAGAGCTACCTTTAAAATTTGGTGAATTCAGTGAGAATTTGTCAGTAATCAAGGAGAATGACTCCGAACTTCCATTAAGTGGATTACAAGAAAATGAACTAGTTTCAGAAGATGTAAAAAATGAGCAATCTGACGATAGGTTTCAAAGTGAAGAAGTACCTTGTGAGGGAATGAAAAATACTGCTGAAGACAGATTGCTTTTGCAACAATCCAGTG AGAATGTTgtaatcaaagaaaacaaagaagaaactaAGAACAAGGCCGTAAAAATTGATCATGAAAACTCTACAGAGAGCTCAGAAGACTTGAAGCAGAAGATAGAGCATTTGCAAAAT gAACTTGATAACCTGACACATGTTGTTGAAGTACGTGAGAGTAAACTTGTTCAGCTAAGTAAAGAGAATGTTGATCTACAGGAAACAGCAACTATCCTTAGAAG TCAACTTAAACAAGCTGAGGATGCATTAAAGACAGAAGATGAGGAAATTGAAGAAGTCAGGAAAGAATTTACTGTTCGAGTAGCAGCGACAGAAAAGAAGTTTCATGCTGCAGCTAAG GAGAGAGATCAGTTAAAGGCACTTTTGGAACAAACAGAAAAATCTCTGAGTTCAAG AAATGATCGGCAAGCTGAAGAGTTCACAACTCTCCTCAAGGAAAAGGATGATCAAATTGCTCAATTATTAGAGGAAG GTGAAAAGTTGTCTAAACAAGAGCTTCAAATCAATAACACAATAAAGAAACTCAGAGCCAAGGAAAAGGAGAATGAGGTGCTGATTAAGAAGAACAG CAAAGATTTGGAAGACATGACAGCTGAAAACACCAGGCTCACAGAAATCCTAAAAGTGAAGGATGAAACTGAAAGGAAGCAAGCAG ATGCTATAGCAAAACTGAATGCTTATGTTGAAAAGCAAGATGAACAAGTTAGTAAGTTAAAG TCTGAGCTAGATGATTCAGCTGAGAAGATAAGAAGCATGCAAACTGCACTGGACAATGCTTACAA ACAACTCGCAGACCTACATAAGGAAAATGCATCCAAAGATAGCGCCGTTCAG GAAGCAGCTCTAAGCGCTGAGATAAACGCTAAGGAAGGCTTAAGAATTGCTATGGAAAAGAAAGAACGGcagtttaagaaagaaattgAAACTCTAGAATTCCAG ATAAGTGATCTTCAGACCAGTCTGCGACGCGGCGAGCAGCAGACCAACAGAAGAGAGGACAATCTTCGACAGGAAATAAGTGACATGCAGCAG AGATTACAGGAAGCAGAATCTCGTAATCAAGAACTCACTGAAAGTGTTACCCATG CTACCAGACCACTGTTGCGACAGATTGAAAACCTACAAAACAGCTATGGTAACCACACACAGACCTGGGAAAGAGTGGAAAGGAATTTGACGGACAGGCTTA ATGAAGCTCAGATTCAACTAGCAGAGGCCCAAGAGAAGGAGCGAGTGGCAACAGAGCATGCGCTAGAACTGAACTCACGTTTGACTGCTGTAGAATCACAACTGTCCACATATCGGCAGGACAAGTCTCGACTCGAGGCTGCCTTGGAGGTAGAACGAGCGAGACTGGACACTGCAGAGGAAGCAAAAAGCAG GCAAGCTGCTAGAGTAGAGACGTTGGAAGTCAAATATCGAAAAATTATGGAAGATAACAACGTGGAAAAG GCGTTACTTGAACAACAGCTGGCTGTGGAGAGGAGCAAGTTGGAAACAGAGAAGAAAAGGTTTCAAAATGCCCTGGATGAACAG gagagaATCTTATTGCGTCAGACCAGCTTTTCTGGAGTTCCTCCATCGCCATCCGCCTCTAATGAACTTTCACAG gAGGAGCGTCTCGAGGGATCCCCTCTCAGGATGTATGCTCGACAAAGTAGCAGCAGCAGTATCGTCGATGGCATCTCAAGAGGCATCATGGGAGCTGGTCCTGCTATGGTCGAAAGACTGCAGGCTCAGGTGAAACAAAAAGATGGCGAAATCGAGCTTCTTCAG GACGAGATTAACTCTTTGCAAAAAACACGCGACTCACTTACAGAGGAGTTGACTAGTGTCAGCTCTAAACTGGAGAATGTTGAGCAGGACAGCTGGCGTTTGGCTGATCTACGAACGCGTTACAAT gaactGGATCAGAGACATAATGCAGTTTTACAAATGTATGGTGAAAAAGCCGAGGAGTGCGAGGAGCTTAAAATGGACTTGGAAGATGTGAAATCCATGTACAAAACACAG attCAAGAGCTTCTCGGAGCTTCAAGATGA